Proteins co-encoded in one Arachis hypogaea cultivar Tifrunner chromosome 13, arahy.Tifrunner.gnm2.J5K5, whole genome shotgun sequence genomic window:
- the LOC112737123 gene encoding transcription factor bHLH121, which yields MDGTAARKSQKADREKIRRDRLNEQFVELGSILDPDRPKNDKATILGDTIQLLKDLTSQVGKLKDEYAALNEESRELAQEKNDLREEKASLKTDIENLNNQYQQRLRNMFPWTAMDHSVMMAPPSYPYPMPMAVPPGSIPLQPYPFFANQNPSVIPNPCSTFVPYLAPNTLVEQQSAQYVSPPSHPGTRSHLSSKHDTRNKPPRDRESKAEKSEASNDVTTNLELKTPGSSADQDLSSGKRKCSKPLRSEGSSLGRCSSSHSVQDSSSSSVDGSRKANE from the exons ATGGATGGTACAGCTGCAAGAAAGTCTCAAAAGGCTGACCGAGAAAAAATAAGGAGGGATCGACTCAATGAACAATTTGTAGAACTCGGCAGCATTTTGG ACCCTGATAGGCCTAAAAATGACAAAGCAACCATTCTTGGTGATACAATTCAATTGCTGAAGGATCTTACTTCTCAAGTTGGTAAACTCAAAGATGAATATGCTGCACTAAATGAAGAATCTCGTGAA TTGGCTCAAGAGAAAAACGATCTCAGGGAAGAGAAGGCTTCTCTTAAAACAGATATTGAAAACTTGAATAATCAGTATCAGCAGCGACTGAGGAACATGTTTCCTTGGACTGCAATGGATCATTCAGTTATGATGGCTCCACCATCATACCCATACCCAATGCCAATGGCTGTCCCTCCGGGTTCAATTCCCTTGCAACCATACCCATTCTTTGCTAATCAAAATCCGTCTGTCATCCCTAACCCCTGTTCAACATTTGTTCCTTATTTAGCACCAAATACCCTTGTTGAACAACAATCTGCCCAGTATGTATCTCCACCGTCTCATCCAGGTACTCGGTCCCATTTGTCAAGTAAACATGACACCAGAAACAAACCACCCAGGGATAGGGAGAGCAAAGCAGAAAAAAGTGAGGCTTCAAATGATGTCACCACAAACCTTGAGTTGAAGACTCCTGGATCTTCTGCAGATCAG GATTTATCGTCAGGAAAAAGGAAATGCAGCAAGCCATTGAGGTCAGAAGGGAGTTCATTAGGTAGGTGTTCATCGTCACATAGTGTTCAGGACAGCTCATCAAGTAGTGTCGATGGTAGCAGAAAGGCTAACGAATGA